From a single Vibrio toranzoniae genomic region:
- a CDS encoding ribose-phosphate pyrophosphokinase, with product MPDMKLFAGNATPELAQRIADRLYISLGDATVDRFSDGEVAVQINENVRGSDVFLIQSTCAPTNDNLMELVVMIDAMRRASAGRITAVIPYFGYARQDRRVRSARVPITAKVVADFLSNVGVDRVLTIDLHAEQIQGFFDVPVDNIFGTPVLLEDMANRGLENPVVVSPDLGGVVRARATAKALGDVDIAIVDKRRPRANVSEVMNLIGDVEGRDCVIVDDMIDTGGTLCKAAEALKERGAKRVFAYATHAVFSGTAAENIRNSVLDQVIVTDSIKLSPEMAATGKVTELSLSRMLAEAIRRISNEESISAMFN from the coding sequence GTGCCTGATATGAAGCTATTTGCTGGTAACGCAACACCTGAACTAGCCCAACGTATTGCTGATCGTCTATACATCTCTCTTGGAGATGCTACTGTAGACCGTTTTTCTGATGGCGAAGTCGCTGTACAAATCAATGAAAACGTTCGTGGTAGCGATGTATTCCTGATTCAATCAACTTGTGCACCAACCAATGACAACCTTATGGAGTTGGTGGTAATGATTGACGCAATGCGCCGTGCTTCTGCTGGCCGTATTACTGCTGTAATCCCTTACTTCGGTTATGCTCGTCAAGATCGTCGTGTACGTTCTGCTCGTGTACCTATTACTGCAAAAGTTGTTGCAGATTTCCTTTCTAACGTTGGCGTTGACCGCGTTCTTACTATTGACCTACACGCAGAGCAAATTCAAGGCTTCTTCGATGTACCAGTTGATAACATCTTCGGCACTCCAGTTCTTCTAGAAGACATGGCGAACCGAGGCCTAGAAAACCCAGTTGTGGTTTCTCCAGACCTTGGTGGTGTTGTACGTGCTCGTGCTACAGCTAAAGCGCTAGGTGATGTTGACATTGCTATCGTTGATAAGCGTCGCCCACGCGCTAACGTTTCTGAAGTAATGAACCTAATCGGTGATGTTGAGGGTCGCGACTGTGTAATCGTTGATGACATGATCGATACTGGTGGTACTTTATGTAAAGCAGCGGAAGCGCTTAAAGAACGCGGTGCTAAGCGTGTATTCGCTTACGCAACTCACGCCGTATTCTCTGGTACTGCTGCAGAAAACATCCGCAACTCAGTACTAGACCAAGTTATTGTTACTGATTCAATTAAGCTTTCTCCAGAAATGGCCGCGACAGGCAAAGTGACAGAGCTAAGCCTTTCTCGTATGCTTGCTGAAGCAATTCGCCGCATCAGCAACGAAGAATCAATCTCAGCGATGTTCAACTAA
- the pth gene encoding aminoacyl-tRNA hydrolase, translated as MSQQIKLLVGLANPGPEYAKTRHNAGAWVVEELARVHNVTLKNEPKFFGLTGRIMVHGEDLRLLIPTTFMNLSGKAVAALAKFYQIKPEEIMVAHDELDLPPGIGKFKKGGGHGGHNGLKDIISKQGNNKEFYRLRLGIGHPGHKDKVAGYVLGKAPQKEQECIEAVVDESVRSLDILLKDGLPKAQNRLHTFKAE; from the coding sequence TTGAGCCAACAAATAAAACTTCTCGTTGGACTGGCTAATCCAGGTCCTGAATACGCCAAAACTCGCCACAATGCGGGTGCTTGGGTAGTTGAAGAATTAGCACGTGTACACAACGTGACACTAAAGAACGAACCAAAGTTCTTTGGCCTTACGGGTCGTATCATGGTTCATGGTGAAGATCTTCGTTTGCTGATCCCAACGACTTTTATGAATTTATCAGGCAAAGCAGTTGCAGCTCTGGCAAAGTTCTACCAAATTAAACCAGAAGAGATCATGGTGGCTCACGATGAATTAGATCTCCCTCCTGGCATTGGAAAGTTTAAAAAAGGTGGTGGTCACGGCGGACACAACGGTCTAAAAGACATCATCAGCAAACAGGGTAACAATAAAGAATTCTATCGTCTTAGATTAGGCATTGGCCATCCAGGACACAAAGATAAAGTTGCAGGTTATGTATTAGGCAAAGCTCCACAAAAAGAGCAAGAGTGTATCGAGGCCGTCGTTGACGAATCGGTTCGCAGCCTAGACATCTTATTAAAAGATGGCCTACCAAAAGCACAAAATCGCTTACATACGTTCAAAGCAGAATAA
- the ychF gene encoding redox-regulated ATPase YchF, which yields MGFKCGIVGLPNVGKSTLFNALTKAGIEAANFPFCTIEPNTGIVPVPDLRLDALAKIVNPQKILPTTMEFVDIAGLVAGASKGEGLGNKFLANIRETDAIGHVVRCFENENIVHVSGKVSPIEDIEVINLELALADLDSCERAIQRNAKKAKGGDKDAKFEITVLEKLLPVLTEGGMARTVELGKEEAAAIGYLNFLTLKPTMYIANVAEDGFENNPYLDAVREYAENENNVVVAVCAAIESELSELDDEDREEFLADMGIEEPGLNRVIRSGYELLTLQTYFTAGVKEVRAWTIPIGATAPQAAGKIHTDFEKGFIRAEVVGFDHFIEFNGESGAKDAGKWRLEGKEYIVKDGDVVHFRFNV from the coding sequence ATGGGTTTTAAATGTGGCATCGTTGGTCTACCAAACGTTGGTAAGTCAACTCTGTTTAACGCACTGACTAAAGCAGGCATCGAAGCAGCAAACTTTCCATTTTGTACGATCGAACCAAACACAGGTATCGTTCCGGTCCCAGATCTACGCTTAGATGCATTAGCAAAGATTGTTAATCCACAGAAGATCCTTCCAACAACAATGGAATTCGTAGATATCGCAGGCTTAGTTGCTGGCGCGTCTAAAGGTGAAGGCCTTGGCAACAAATTCCTTGCAAACATCCGCGAAACAGACGCTATCGGTCACGTTGTTCGCTGCTTTGAAAACGAAAACATCGTTCACGTTTCTGGTAAAGTATCTCCTATCGAAGATATCGAAGTGATCAATCTTGAACTTGCACTGGCTGACTTAGACAGCTGTGAGCGTGCAATTCAACGTAACGCTAAGAAAGCAAAAGGCGGTGACAAGGACGCTAAATTCGAGATCACTGTACTAGAAAAACTACTACCAGTTCTTACTGAAGGTGGCATGGCACGTACAGTTGAACTAGGAAAAGAAGAAGCGGCGGCTATCGGCTACCTAAACTTCCTAACGCTTAAGCCAACTATGTACATCGCAAACGTTGCGGAAGATGGTTTCGAAAACAATCCTTACCTAGACGCGGTTCGTGAATACGCAGAAAACGAAAACAACGTAGTTGTTGCTGTTTGTGCGGCTATCGAATCTGAACTTTCTGAACTTGACGACGAAGATCGCGAAGAATTCCTTGCAGACATGGGGATCGAAGAACCAGGCCTTAACCGAGTGATCCGCTCTGGTTACGAATTACTGACTCTTCAAACTTACTTCACTGCTGGTGTTAAAGAAGTTCGCGCTTGGACTATTCCTATTGGCGCAACGGCACCACAAGCTGCTGGTAAAATCCACACTGACTTCGAAAAAGGCTTCATCAGAGCTGAAGTTGTTGGTTTTGATCACTTTATCGAATTTAATGGTGAGAGCGGTGCAAAAGATGCAGGTAAATGGCGTCTTGAAGGCAAAGAATACATCGTTAAAGATGGTGACGTTGTTCACTTCCGTTTCAACGTATAA
- a CDS encoding lactonase family protein: protein MKILPLTIGCYTDTPSKSQGVYQTQLDLGTGKLLPFKLVAECNNPSFVVATKLGIYTASEVEQPKQPQLFHIPNTYSKTTTNSGVISGSHPCHVAIAPNNKFAITSQYSSGTFDIFSLSINGNIDKRLKTIKMVGSGPNKDRQTGPHAHQCLFLQNSPQFVTIDLGADKINFYCFDEEQEEFLDEPMQSIKAPAGNGPRHLVFNKAEDKAYVLCELSETILMLEKVLGVWSIVEEIDALPNMEKGEAAAAIKLSPDEQFLYVSGRYQSRISSFRIDSMTKIPIFIDSYNTEGNFPRDFHITDCGQWLIAANQHSNNITSFKRDNKDGSLVYTGYSLEIDTPVCITQQL, encoded by the coding sequence ATGAAAATCCTCCCTTTAACGATCGGTTGCTACACGGACACACCAAGTAAAAGCCAAGGTGTTTATCAAACTCAGTTAGACTTAGGTACAGGAAAACTATTACCTTTTAAGCTTGTCGCCGAGTGTAATAACCCCTCTTTTGTCGTAGCGACAAAACTTGGAATTTATACCGCGTCTGAAGTCGAACAACCAAAACAACCCCAGCTATTTCATATTCCTAATACATATTCAAAGACAACGACCAATTCAGGAGTTATCTCGGGCAGTCACCCCTGCCATGTCGCGATTGCTCCCAACAATAAATTTGCTATTACGTCGCAATACTCATCAGGCACATTCGATATTTTTAGTCTAAGTATCAATGGCAATATCGATAAGCGACTCAAAACAATCAAAATGGTCGGTTCTGGGCCGAACAAAGATCGACAAACTGGGCCTCATGCTCATCAGTGCCTGTTCTTACAAAACTCACCACAGTTTGTCACCATCGATCTAGGAGCTGATAAAATCAATTTCTATTGTTTTGACGAAGAGCAGGAAGAGTTTCTAGACGAACCAATGCAATCCATTAAAGCGCCAGCAGGTAATGGGCCTCGCCATTTGGTCTTCAATAAGGCTGAAGATAAGGCCTACGTGCTCTGTGAGCTCTCTGAAACAATACTCATGTTGGAAAAAGTTTTAGGTGTGTGGAGCATTGTGGAGGAAATAGATGCCCTTCCGAATATGGAGAAGGGAGAAGCCGCAGCTGCAATTAAGTTATCGCCGGATGAGCAATTCCTATATGTGTCTGGTCGATATCAATCAAGGATCAGTAGCTTCAGAATAGATTCTATGACTAAAATACCAATTTTTATTGATAGCTATAACACTGAAGGTAACTTCCCTCGCGACTTTCATATCACTGACTGTGGACAGTGGCTTATCGCCGCAAACCAGCACTCCAACAACATCACATCATTCAAGCGAGATAATAAGGACGGGTCTTTGGTTTATACAGGGTACTCTTTAGAGATCGATACACCGGTTTGTATTACACAGCAGTTATAG
- a CDS encoding 2-octaprenyl-3-methyl-6-methoxy-1,4-benzoquinol hydroxylase produces MNNYDVVVVGGGMVGAATAIGFAKQGLSVAVIEGCAPQAFDESQAMDIRVSAISQASVDLLEDLGAWQSIAAMRVCSYKRLETWEHPECRTRFDAASLDLPRLGYIVENRLIQLGLWSQFDAYNNLELLCPEKLDSIEFGETNIVKLQSGAELSAKWLVGADGANSAVRQQAGIGITAWDYRQHCMLINVETELPQQDITWQQFLPSGPRSFLPLCSLMSEGKEVGQGSLVWYDSPSRIKQLSTMSPEKLRNEVLTHFPKELGDIKVLNAGSFPLTRRHAQSYSKKNCILVGDSAHTINPLAGQGVNLGFKDVAVLLDITKEKGELSQSEARRYEVIRRGDNLMMQSGMDFFYKTFSNDIGPLKFVRNAALKLAEHSGPIKAQVLKYALGL; encoded by the coding sequence ATGAACAATTACGATGTTGTGGTCGTTGGTGGTGGTATGGTTGGTGCAGCAACAGCGATTGGTTTTGCAAAGCAAGGTCTGAGTGTTGCGGTGATCGAAGGTTGTGCTCCACAAGCTTTTGATGAGTCGCAAGCGATGGACATTCGTGTGTCAGCGATTTCTCAAGCATCGGTCGATTTGCTTGAAGATCTTGGTGCATGGCAAAGTATTGCAGCGATGCGAGTGTGTTCTTATAAGCGTTTAGAGACGTGGGAGCACCCAGAGTGTCGTACTCGTTTTGATGCCGCATCACTGGATCTGCCTCGTCTAGGTTATATTGTCGAAAACAGACTTATTCAGTTAGGCTTATGGTCTCAGTTTGATGCTTATAACAATTTAGAACTGTTGTGCCCTGAAAAGTTGGATTCTATTGAATTTGGCGAAACTAATATCGTCAAGCTTCAATCTGGGGCAGAGTTATCAGCGAAGTGGTTGGTTGGTGCTGATGGTGCGAATTCAGCCGTTCGTCAACAAGCTGGAATAGGCATTACGGCTTGGGATTATCGACAGCACTGCATGCTTATCAATGTAGAAACAGAACTACCTCAACAAGATATTACTTGGCAACAGTTTTTACCGAGTGGACCTCGTTCATTCCTTCCATTGTGCTCGCTAATGTCTGAAGGCAAAGAGGTGGGGCAGGGTTCTTTAGTTTGGTATGACTCGCCTTCTCGTATTAAGCAACTTTCTACGATGAGCCCAGAAAAATTACGTAATGAAGTACTTACTCACTTTCCTAAAGAGTTAGGTGATATTAAAGTCTTGAATGCAGGTTCATTCCCTTTGACTCGACGTCATGCTCAATCATACTCGAAGAAAAACTGCATTTTAGTCGGGGATTCTGCGCATACGATTAACCCGTTGGCTGGGCAGGGTGTTAACTTGGGCTTTAAAGATGTGGCAGTACTATTGGATATTACCAAAGAGAAAGGTGAATTGAGTCAATCTGAGGCGAGACGCTATGAAGTGATCAGAAGAGGTGACAATCTGATGATGCAAAGTGGCATGGACTTTTTCTACAAAACGTTCAGTAATGATATTGGCCCGCTCAAGTTTGTGCGTAATGCTGCACTAAAGCTAGCAGAACACTCAGGGCCGATTAAAGCTCAAGTCTTGAAATACGCGTTGGGCCTTTAA
- the miaB gene encoding tRNA (N6-isopentenyl adenosine(37)-C2)-methylthiotransferase MiaB, which yields MSKKLLIKTWGCQMNEYDSSKMADLLNAANGYELTEVPEEADVLLLNTCSIREKAQEKVFHQLGRWKTLKDKKEGVVIGVGGCVATQEGDHIRQRAPYVDVIFGPQTLHRLPEMIKSSLSNEKPVMDISFPEIEKFDNLPEPKADGATAFVSIMEGCSKYCTYCVVPYTRGEEVSRPMDDVLFEVAQLAEQGVREVNLLGQNVNAYRGPTHEGDICTFAELLRLVASIDGIDRIRFTTSHPLEFGDDIIEVYKDTPELVSFLHLPVQSGSDRILTMMKRPHTAIEYKSIIRKLRKARPDIQISSDFIVGFPGESKQDFQDTMKLIKEVDFDMSFSFVFSPRPGTPAADYPCDVPAQEKKDRLYELQQTVNTQAMRFSRLMLGTEQRILVEGPSRKNLMELRGRTENSRVVNFEGSADLIGQFVDVKITEVYTNSLRGELVRTEKDMGLRVVMTPAEMMEKTKREDELGVATFTP from the coding sequence ATGAGTAAGAAACTGCTAATTAAAACCTGGGGCTGTCAGATGAATGAATACGATTCATCAAAAATGGCCGACCTGCTTAACGCTGCAAACGGCTATGAGCTAACGGAAGTACCTGAGGAAGCAGACGTACTACTATTGAATACTTGTTCTATTCGTGAAAAAGCACAAGAAAAAGTATTCCACCAGCTTGGTCGTTGGAAAACGCTTAAAGATAAAAAAGAAGGTGTGGTAATCGGTGTGGGTGGCTGTGTAGCAACTCAAGAAGGTGACCACATTCGTCAACGAGCACCGTACGTAGACGTAATCTTTGGCCCACAAACTCTGCACCGTTTGCCTGAGATGATTAAGTCATCACTGTCTAACGAAAAGCCAGTAATGGACATCTCGTTCCCTGAGATCGAAAAATTCGATAACCTGCCAGAACCAAAAGCAGACGGTGCAACGGCGTTCGTTTCTATCATGGAAGGCTGTTCTAAGTACTGTACTTACTGTGTTGTACCATACACACGTGGCGAAGAAGTTAGTCGTCCAATGGATGATGTATTGTTCGAAGTTGCACAACTTGCAGAACAAGGTGTACGTGAAGTTAACCTACTTGGTCAGAACGTAAACGCATACCGGGGTCCAACACACGAAGGTGATATCTGTACATTTGCTGAGCTTCTTCGTCTTGTTGCTTCTATCGACGGTATCGACCGTATTCGTTTCACAACAAGCCACCCGCTTGAGTTTGGTGACGACATCATTGAAGTTTACAAAGATACACCAGAACTAGTGAGCTTCCTTCACCTACCAGTACAAAGTGGTAGTGACCGTATTCTGACGATGATGAAGCGTCCCCATACAGCTATCGAGTACAAGTCTATTATCCGCAAACTGCGTAAAGCTCGTCCTGATATTCAAATCAGCTCTGACTTTATTGTTGGTTTCCCTGGCGAATCTAAGCAAGACTTCCAAGATACAATGAAGCTAATTAAAGAAGTTGATTTCGATATGAGCTTCAGCTTTGTTTTCTCTCCTCGCCCAGGTACGCCAGCAGCAGATTACCCATGTGACGTTCCAGCACAAGAGAAGAAAGATCGCTTGTACGAACTGCAACAAACGGTAAACACACAAGCTATGCGCTTCTCTCGTCTGATGCTAGGCACTGAGCAGCGTATCCTTGTTGAAGGCCCATCAAGAAAGAATCTAATGGAACTGCGTGGCCGTACTGAAAATAGCCGTGTTGTGAACTTCGAAGGTTCTGCTGATCTCATCGGTCAATTCGTAGACGTGAAGATCACTGAAGTTTACACCAACTCACTACGTGGCGAATTGGTTCGAACAGAAAAAGACATGGGTCTACGCGTTGTTATGACTCCAGCAGAAATGATGGAAAAAACAAAACGCGAAGACGAGCTAGGCGTAGCAACCTTTACGCCATAA
- a CDS encoding PhoH family protein: MSNKIVTLEINLEPADNKRLANLCGPFDDNIKHLERRLGVEINYRSNFFTIVGKPHTTAAALDIIKHLYVETAPVKGNIIDIEPEQVHLAITESGILEQHVESEIDYGKEVTIKTKKGVIKPRTPNQAQYLMNMVTHDITFGIGPAGTGKTYLAVAAAVDALERQEVRRILLTRPAVEAGEKLGFLPGDLSQKVDPYLRPLYDALFEMLGFERVEKLIERNVIEVAPLAYMRGRTLNDAFIILDESQNTTVEQMKMFLTRIGFNSRAVITGDITQIDLPRGAKSGLRHATEVLSEVDDISFNFFMSEDVVRHPVVARIVNAYEKWEAKDQKERKEFEQRKREEREAKLLEAQQVATTQLATQNTSAVTGQGDK, from the coding sequence TTGAGCAATAAAATCGTTACCTTAGAGATAAATCTAGAGCCAGCAGACAACAAGCGCTTGGCAAATTTATGCGGACCATTCGACGACAACATCAAACACCTTGAGCGTCGCCTGGGTGTTGAGATTAATTACCGCAGCAACTTCTTCACAATCGTTGGTAAGCCTCACACGACAGCCGCCGCTTTAGACATCATCAAACACCTCTATGTTGAAACGGCTCCAGTTAAAGGCAACATCATCGATATCGAACCAGAGCAGGTGCATCTGGCGATCACCGAGTCAGGCATTTTGGAGCAACACGTCGAGTCTGAAATTGACTACGGCAAAGAAGTGACTATTAAGACTAAAAAAGGCGTTATCAAACCTCGAACGCCAAACCAAGCACAGTACCTAATGAATATGGTGACTCATGATATCACTTTTGGTATTGGCCCAGCAGGAACTGGTAAAACATATTTAGCCGTTGCGGCAGCTGTCGATGCACTCGAACGCCAAGAGGTTCGCCGTATTCTACTGACTCGCCCTGCTGTTGAAGCCGGTGAGAAACTTGGTTTCCTTCCTGGTGATTTAAGCCAGAAAGTCGATCCATATTTGCGTCCACTTTACGATGCACTCTTCGAAATGCTTGGCTTTGAACGTGTTGAAAAGTTGATTGAACGTAACGTGATTGAAGTAGCGCCTCTGGCCTATATGCGTGGCCGTACACTGAATGATGCTTTTATTATTCTTGATGAGAGCCAAAACACCACGGTTGAACAGATGAAAATGTTCTTAACCCGTATCGGTTTTAATTCGCGAGCTGTCATCACGGGTGATATAACGCAAATCGATTTACCTCGTGGTGCAAAATCTGGTCTACGTCATGCAACTGAAGTGCTCAGTGAAGTTGATGACATTAGCTTTAACTTCTTCATGTCTGAAGACGTTGTTCGTCACCCAGTGGTTGCTCGTATCGTCAATGCCTACGAGAAGTGGGAAGCAAAAGACCAGAAAGAGCGCAAAGAGTTTGAACAACGTAAACGTGAAGAGAGAGAAGCCAAACTTCTTGAGGCTCAACAAGTAGCGACGACACAACTAGCAACACAAAATACTTCTGCGGTTACAGGGCAAGGTGATAAATAG
- the ybeY gene encoding rRNA maturation RNase YbeY translates to MSIELDLQLAVENEQGLPTEQDIQLWLDKTIPQFQENAELTVRIVDTKESHQLNHEYRGKDKPTNVLSFPFEAPPGIELDLLGDLIICRQVVEKEAEEQNKPLLAHWAHMVVHGSLHLLGYDHIEDDEAEEMESLETEIMQAMGFEDPYILEK, encoded by the coding sequence ATGTCTATTGAACTAGACCTGCAATTAGCGGTCGAAAATGAGCAAGGTCTCCCAACCGAACAAGATATTCAGCTTTGGTTAGACAAGACCATTCCTCAGTTTCAAGAGAACGCCGAGTTGACAGTTCGTATCGTAGATACAAAAGAAAGCCACCAGCTCAATCATGAATACCGTGGAAAAGACAAACCGACTAACGTGTTGTCTTTTCCATTCGAGGCTCCTCCTGGGATCGAGTTAGATCTACTGGGCGACCTTATTATCTGCCGCCAAGTTGTCGAGAAAGAAGCAGAAGAGCAAAATAAGCCTCTGTTAGCACACTGGGCTCATATGGTTGTACATGGTAGCCTCCATCTGCTAGGTTATGATCATATCGAAGATGATGAAGCTGAAGAGATGGAGTCACTCGAGACAGAAATCATGCAAGCTATGGGCTTTGAAGACCCTTACATTCTAGAAAAGTAA
- the corC gene encoding CNNM family magnesium/cobalt transport protein CorC (CorC(YbeX) belongs to the Cyclin M Mg2+ Exporter (CNNM) family, and was characterized as belonging to a set of three proteins, at least one of which must be present for CorA to function.) yields MNEGNPPTSEGSKKSEGPSRKSFFERLGQLFQGEMKDRQELVDIIRDSEINDLIDHDTRDMLEGVMEISEMRVRDIMLPRSQMVTVERTDDLDTLTALITDAQHSRYPVISEDKDHVEGILLAKDLLKYLGSDSAPFDIEQVIRPVVVVPESKRVDRLLKEFQEERYHMSIVVDEFGGVSGLVTIEDILEEIVGEIEDEFDDEEELDIRKLSKHTYSVKALTTIEEFNETFNTTFSDDEVDTVGGMVMTALGHLPVRGEVVEIDNYHFKITSADNRRVIQLQVTVPDEQPLPTTEE; encoded by the coding sequence ATGAACGAAGGTAACCCCCCCACTTCTGAGGGAAGTAAAAAATCTGAAGGTCCGAGTAGAAAGTCCTTCTTTGAACGCCTAGGCCAACTATTTCAAGGCGAAATGAAAGACCGCCAAGAGCTCGTAGATATTATCCGCGACTCAGAAATTAATGACCTAATTGACCACGACACTCGCGACATGCTCGAAGGTGTTATGGAGATTTCAGAGATGCGAGTACGCGATATCATGCTGCCTCGCTCTCAAATGGTTACAGTTGAACGCACCGATGACTTAGATACATTGACTGCGCTTATTACTGATGCTCAACACTCTCGCTACCCAGTGATCAGTGAAGATAAAGACCATGTTGAAGGCATTCTATTAGCGAAGGACCTACTTAAGTATCTAGGTTCAGACAGTGCCCCATTTGATATCGAACAAGTGATTCGCCCTGTCGTGGTTGTTCCGGAAAGTAAGCGAGTTGATCGCCTACTTAAGGAGTTCCAAGAAGAGCGTTACCACATGTCTATCGTAGTCGATGAGTTTGGCGGTGTTTCTGGCCTAGTCACCATTGAAGATATCCTCGAAGAAATCGTTGGTGAAATAGAAGACGAGTTTGACGATGAAGAAGAGCTAGATATTCGCAAGCTGAGTAAGCATACCTATTCGGTTAAAGCTTTAACCACCATTGAAGAGTTTAACGAAACGTTTAACACAACCTTCAGTGATGATGAAGTAGATACTGTGGGTGGTATGGTGATGACAGCCCTCGGTCATCTGCCTGTTCGTGGAGAAGTAGTAGAAATCGACAACTACCATTTCAAAATAACATCAGCGGATAATCGTCGCGTGATCCAGCTACAGGTAACCGTTCCTGATGAGCAACCTCTTCCGACTACCGAAGAATAA
- the lnt gene encoding apolipoprotein N-acyltransferase — protein MTKTFIHRLLRPLAAVFVGAITTFSFAPYSIWSLAILSPALLLLLIHNRSPKSALWIGYAWGLGQFTTGISWVYVSIDGFGGMPLAANLFLMALLVGYLAVYSGLFTWSLNKFFPANSLSRYFLAAPALWLISDWLRGWVMTGFPWLWLGYSQIDSPLGSFAPIGGVELVTLAIIISASALAYTVINKAWSVSIIPAIVFSAGFGIRNIDWVTPNLDKTTSVVLIQGNVAQDSKWLPSHRWPTMMKYTDLSRENWGADIIIWPEAAIPAFEVEIPSFLRNLDSAAKMNNSSIITGVLNQSEDKKYYNSILSLGVNPYGEYSYDPNERYHKHHLLPFGEFVPFEDILRPLAPLFNLPMSSFSRGDFVQPNIVANGRHLAPALCYEIIFNEQVRRNVTDETDFILTLSNDAWFGRSIGPLQHMEIAQMRALELGKPLIRSTNNGVTAVTDHKGKIIKQIPQFETAVLKAELVSTDGQTPYHVVGTWPLYIWALLSLVVGWLVRRQKD, from the coding sequence ATGACTAAGACCTTTATTCATCGCCTATTACGGCCGCTTGCGGCCGTTTTTGTTGGCGCTATAACAACCTTTTCGTTTGCACCATACTCGATATGGTCTCTTGCTATTCTCAGCCCAGCCTTATTACTTTTGCTGATCCACAACCGATCACCTAAAAGTGCGCTTTGGATTGGTTATGCATGGGGTTTAGGCCAATTTACAACAGGTATCAGCTGGGTATATGTCAGCATTGATGGCTTTGGTGGAATGCCGCTGGCAGCCAACCTGTTTTTAATGGCATTGCTTGTTGGCTACCTAGCTGTTTATTCGGGTCTATTTACTTGGAGTCTAAACAAGTTTTTTCCTGCTAATAGTCTCAGTCGATATTTCCTCGCGGCGCCAGCATTGTGGTTAATCAGTGATTGGCTGCGTGGATGGGTAATGACTGGTTTCCCTTGGTTATGGTTAGGCTATAGCCAAATCGATTCTCCGTTAGGCTCATTCGCACCTATTGGCGGTGTAGAACTGGTCACTCTGGCGATCATTATTTCAGCCTCCGCACTTGCCTATACGGTTATCAACAAGGCATGGAGTGTCAGCATCATCCCTGCCATCGTGTTTAGTGCAGGTTTCGGTATTCGAAACATCGATTGGGTGACACCGAACCTAGACAAAACAACGTCAGTCGTATTAATCCAAGGTAACGTCGCTCAAGACAGTAAATGGCTACCCAGTCATCGCTGGCCAACTATGATGAAATACACAGACCTGAGCAGAGAAAACTGGGGCGCAGATATCATCATCTGGCCTGAAGCGGCGATCCCTGCATTTGAGGTTGAGATCCCTTCTTTCTTACGCAACTTAGACAGCGCAGCCAAGATGAACAACAGCTCAATCATCACCGGTGTGCTAAATCAGTCTGAAGATAAGAAGTACTACAACAGTATTCTGTCACTAGGAGTAAACCCATACGGCGAATATAGCTATGATCCAAACGAACGCTACCATAAACATCACCTATTACCATTTGGTGAGTTCGTTCCGTTTGAAGATATCCTTCGTCCATTGGCACCATTATTCAACTTACCAATGTCATCGTTCAGCCGCGGCGATTTCGTCCAGCCAAACATAGTGGCAAATGGTCGTCACCTTGCGCCTGCGCTGTGTTATGAAATAATCTTTAATGAACAAGTAAGGCGAAATGTTACCGATGAGACAGACTTTATCTTAACGCTCTCTAACGATGCGTGGTTTGGTCGTTCAATTGGGCCTCTGCAACATATGGAAATCGCTCAAATGCGTGCTCTAGAGCTCGGCAAGCCTCTTATTCGCTCTACCAACAATGGCGTAACGGCTGTGACAGATCACAAAGGCAAGATCATCAAACAGATACCTCAGTTTGAAACCGCAGTATTAAAAGCTGAGCTTGTTTCAACAGATGGTCAAACCCCTTATCACGTGGTCGGTACTTGGCCGCTGTATATCTGGGCTTTGTTGAGCTTGGTGGTTGGTTGGCTGGTGAGAAGACAAAAAGACTAA